Proteins encoded in a region of the Vicia villosa cultivar HV-30 ecotype Madison, WI linkage group LG5, Vvil1.0, whole genome shotgun sequence genome:
- the LOC131606192 gene encoding dirigent protein 22-like, whose product MSSQHFLTLLFFLLLSCNTITSSTSSSQNDDTFDFVRPIDRKLLGLNKMEKLSHLKFYWHDIMTGKNPTSFAVVPSPLKLNSTFSFGLVTMMDDPLTLGPELSSKLVGKCQGLYASTSQDSFSFLMAMNLALFEGEYNGSSITIMGRNPVFDKVREVPVVGGSGVFRFARGYAQLTTYSYDPKNAIAVVEYNVYVSH is encoded by the coding sequence ATGTCATCCCAACATTTTCTCActcttctcttcttccttctccTCTCTTGCAACACCATCACTTCctcaacatcatcatcacaaaatGATGACACTTTCGACTTTGTTCGTCCAATAGATCGCAAATTATTAGGCCTAAACAAAATGGAAAAGCTAAGTCATTTAAAATTCTATTGGCATGACATAATGACTGGAAAAAACCCAACTTCATTCGCAGTTGTTCCATCACCTTTGAAGTTGAACTCAACCTTTTCTTTTGGTTTAGTCACCATGATGGATGACCCTTTGACTTTAGGACCCGAATTGAGTTCCAAACTTGTTGGAAAATGTCAAGGTTTGTATGCTTCTACATCACAGGATAGTTTTTCTTTTCTCATGGCTATGAATTTGGCTTTATTTGAAGGAGAGTATAATGGAAGTAGTATTACTATCATGGGGAGGAATCCTGTTTTTGATAAGGTTAGAGAGGTGCCTGTTGTTGGTGGGAGTGGAGTTTTCAGATTTGCTAGAGGCTATGCTCAACTTACTACTTATTCGTATGATCCCAAAAATGCAATTGCTGTTGTTGAGTACAATGTTTATGTTTCTCACTAA